A section of the Paenibacillus odorifer genome encodes:
- a CDS encoding ABC transporter ATP-binding protein: protein MLILYLAGINGSLRAISVTNLTATSIYELEHKILAKTSKLSMALLEDPATKTIREKAKRLSLIDLLDQWTGVTIHFITLIALILVLSCYGFYILAVFILVVQILQLYLMRWISRKIEAISANQTSSVRMINYIFDLLISRNTLPEVRMYGMSSYLFSAMKELFNGNFKQMHRKVVLSETLSFSQSILMTLLNGLTIAILAITLGGSGQSAGLFVLLLQISSQIFIVIPALTRMYSDLTKSRLRFNEYSAYLELEEQVQRDPEDSIRNTDAMQITIQQLNFRYASNAQDTLNSINMTLNPGERVAFVGENGSGKSTLIKLIAGLYHPTAGNIQWFNGEQEVLAHNITKGVRVVFQDFTKLHRPIRENIAMGNIAAMYDDSRLLAAMRKAEADSYGVALDTLVGPQFGGIDLSGGQWQRLAIARAYLNNGSLTIFDEPTAALDPYAEQQAFETFMKLGEQQTSIIVTHRLYMSKFVDRIFLFEHGEIVESGTHEELMKLDGKYRGMFNRQSSLYG, encoded by the coding sequence ATGTTAATTTTATATCTAGCTGGCATCAATGGTTCTCTTCGAGCCATTTCTGTAACCAATTTAACGGCAACCAGTATTTATGAACTGGAACATAAAATTTTGGCTAAGACCTCTAAATTATCGATGGCTTTATTGGAAGACCCCGCAACAAAAACGATTAGAGAAAAAGCAAAACGGCTTTCCTTGATCGATTTGTTAGATCAATGGACCGGAGTGACAATCCACTTTATAACATTAATCGCACTAATCTTAGTCCTATCCTGTTATGGCTTTTATATCCTGGCAGTGTTCATTTTAGTTGTACAAATTCTGCAGCTTTACCTCATGAGATGGATCTCTCGGAAAATAGAGGCTATTTCAGCGAATCAAACCTCCTCTGTACGAATGATTAATTATATCTTTGATTTGCTGATTAGTAGAAATACCCTCCCGGAAGTAAGAATGTACGGAATGTCCTCCTACTTGTTTTCCGCAATGAAAGAGCTCTTCAATGGAAATTTCAAACAAATGCACCGAAAAGTTGTTTTATCTGAGACCTTAAGCTTCTCCCAAAGTATACTTATGACTTTATTAAACGGGCTTACGATTGCTATTTTAGCAATTACACTTGGAGGTAGCGGGCAGAGCGCCGGACTTTTCGTATTATTACTTCAAATATCTAGTCAAATATTTATTGTCATACCTGCACTAACAAGGATGTATTCTGATCTGACCAAAAGTCGCTTGCGCTTCAATGAGTATAGTGCGTATTTGGAACTTGAAGAGCAAGTTCAAAGAGATCCGGAAGATTCCATAAGGAATACCGATGCGATGCAGATCACAATTCAGCAGTTGAATTTTCGTTATGCAAGCAATGCACAGGACACGCTTAATAGTATAAACATGACTCTCAATCCTGGTGAACGAGTTGCTTTTGTAGGTGAGAATGGTTCCGGAAAATCCACGCTCATCAAGCTGATAGCAGGGTTATATCATCCAACAGCGGGAAACATCCAGTGGTTTAATGGAGAGCAGGAAGTGCTGGCTCATAACATCACAAAGGGTGTGAGAGTTGTTTTTCAGGATTTCACTAAGTTACATAGACCGATTCGAGAAAACATAGCCATGGGGAATATTGCTGCCATGTATGACGATTCAAGATTATTAGCTGCGATGAGAAAAGCAGAAGCCGATTCTTATGGTGTTGCGTTGGACACTCTAGTAGGTCCACAGTTTGGGGGGATCGATCTGTCTGGTGGACAATGGCAAAGACTTGCGATTGCACGTGCTTATCTCAACAACGGCTCGCTTACGATTTTTGATGAACCTACTGCAGCCCTCGATCCTTACGCGGAACAGCAGGCGTTTGAAACCTTTATGAAATTAGGAGAGCAGCAGACCTCCATTATTGTGACACATCGGCTATATATGTCCAAATTCGTAGATAGAATTTTTCTGTTTGAGCATGGAGAAATCGTTGAAAGTGGAACACATGAAGAATTAATGAAGTTGGATGGTAAGTACAGGGGAATGTTTAACCGCCAGTCCTCTTTATATGGCTGA